One window of Magallana gigas chromosome 2, xbMagGiga1.1, whole genome shotgun sequence genomic DNA carries:
- the LOC105320558 gene encoding uncharacterized protein has protein sequence MLTSETSDSFFADFPDFGQEDIITQVFGHDQSVPDLENIVPTLDVNCVPNFYQDWDTKEKQLQLSPPQQQQQPQTQFLPPSYEEHIQTIENNNSLESLLAEPIKPAAAAAVPCRRLSEILECINEDKDYRIITEDRLSPITPPPSVPVKETNYKQEKSQESKQFEETLKRIASLLSCGGQIKLWQFLLELLSEEENKDCIRWEGTSGEFRMVDPDAVARKWGQRKNKPSMNYDNMSRALRFYYDKFILNKVSGKRHTYKFNFNAIINSMQSSTSSSHFNSSLMGLINNLTPNVTCPYQYPGSFPSRHPSRYRQTRHFTTPPPPNYTVPCTKEEFPSSCRFASNKQYPSSSQINENMYSSCQFDQRLYNDNTYSQDHQKQQVPFQTSCSVQSNGYSRSFEDNCMKSRRDYYRYSPYQRSPQNSTCVPMVGY, from the exons atgttgaCCAGTGAAACCTCCGACAGTTTTTTCGCCGATTTTCCTGACTTCGGCCAAGAAGACATTATAACTCAAGTTTTTGGACACGATCAGTCTGTTCCTGACTTAGAAAACATCGTTCCCACTTTGGACGTGAACTGTGTTCCAAATTTCTATCAGGACTGGGATACCAAAGAAAAACAACTTCAACTTTCTCCAccacaacaacagcaacaaccCCAGACTCAGTTTTTACCTCCTTCGTATGAAGAGCACATTCAGACGATCGAGAACAATAACAGTTTGGAAAGCCTGCTCGCTGAACCCATAAAACCCGCCGCTGCTGCTGCTGTACCATGCAGACGACTGAGTGAAATTCTTGAGTGTATTAACGAAGACAAGGATTATCGTATCATTACCGAAG ATCGCCTATCTCCCATAACCCCACCACCTTCTGTACCAGTAAAGGAAACCAACTACAAACAAGAAAAATCGCAGGAATCGAAACAGTTTGAAGAAACCCTGAAAAGGATCGCATCACTTCTTTCAT gcGGTGGTCAAATCAAATTGTGGCAATTCCTTCTGGAACTTCTCTCAGAGGAAGAAAATAAAGATTGCATTCGCTGGGAAGGAACCAGTGGAGAATTCCGAATGGTGGACCCTGATGCAGTGGCTCGGAAGTGGGGCCAGAGGAAAAACAAGCCCTCCATGAATTATGACAACATGAGTCGTGCTCTTCGATTCTATTATGACAAATTTATCCTCAACAAAGTGTCTGGAAAGAGGCATACGTATAAGTTTAACTTCAACGCCATCATCAACTCTATGCAATCTTCTACATCGTCCAGCCACTTCAATTCCTCTCTAATGGGACTTATCAATAACCTCACGCCAAATGTGACGTGTCCTTACCAGTATCCTGGTTCTTTCCCTTCCCGCCATCCCTCCAGATACAGACAGACCCGCCACTTCACCACTCCCCCACCGCCAAACTACACAGTGCCCTGCACCAAGGAAGAGTTCCCATCCAGTTGTCGCTTTGCTTCAAACAAACAGTATCCATCTTCTAGTCAGATAAACGAGAATATGTATTCCAGCTGCCAGTTTGACCAGAGACTATATAATGATAATACTTACTCTCAAGATCACCAAAAACAGCAGGTGCCCTTCCAGACCTCATGTAGTGTCCAAAGCAATGGATACTCAAGGTCATTTGAAGACAATTGTATGAAATCGAGACGAGATTACTATAGATATTCCCCTTACCAACGATCGCCCCAAAATTCCACGTGTGTGCCTATGGTAGGGTACTAG